One window of Opisthocomus hoazin isolate bOpiHoa1 chromosome 15, bOpiHoa1.hap1, whole genome shotgun sequence genomic DNA carries:
- the ARL6IP1 gene encoding ADP-ribosylation factor-like protein 6-interacting protein 1, whose translation MAEGDNNSVYQLATETASLEEQLQGWGEVILITDKVLRWERAWFPLALMSVVSFSFLMIYYLDPSVLSAVSCFVMFLCLADYLVPALAPRIFGSNKWTTEQQQRFHEICSNLVKSRRRTVGWWKRLFTLKEEKPKMYFMTMLFSLAVVAWIGQQVHNLFLTYLIVSFFLLFPGLNQHGIITKYIGMAKREINKLLKHKENKNE comes from the exons ATGGCGGAGGGCGACAACAACAGCGTCTACCAGCTG GCTACAGAAACTGCTAGCTTGGAAGAGCAGTTGCAAGGATGGGGAGAAGTGATTTTGATCACTGATAAAGTTCTTCGCTGGGAGAGAGCCTGGTTTCCTCTGGCGCTGATGAGcgttgtttccttttcttttct GATGATCTACTACTTGGACCCATCAGTTCTTTCAGCTGTCTCCTGTTTTGTTATGTTCCTCTGTTTGGCTGATTATCTTGTTCCTGCTCTTGCACCTAGAATTTTTGGCTCTAATAAATG gaCTACGGAACAGCAGCAAAGATTTCATGAGATTTGCAGCAATTTGGTAAAATCTCGTCGCCGGACTGTTGGATGGTGGAAACGTCTCTTCACACTGAAGGAAGAGAAGCCTAAAATG tacTTCATGAccatgcttttttctcttgctgtggtTGCCTGGATTGGACAGCAAGTTCACAACCTGTTCCTGACCTATCTTATTG taaGTTTCTTCTTGCTGTTTCCTGGACTAAACCAGCATGGTATCATTACAAAGTACATTGGAATGGCAAAAAGGGAGATAAACAAACTTCTCAagcataaggaaaataaaaatgaatga
- the RPS15A gene encoding small ribosomal subunit protein uS8, protein MVRMNVLADALKSINNAEKRGKRQVLIRPCSKVIVRFLTVMMKHGYIGEFEIIDDHRAGKIVVNLTGRLNKCGVISPRFDVQLKDLEKWQNNLLPSRQFGYIVLTTSAGIMDHEEARRKHTGGKILGFFF, encoded by the exons ATGGTGCGCATGAATGTTCTAGCCGATGCTCTCAAAAGCATCAACAATGCAGAGAAACGTGGGAAACGCCAAGTTCTCATTAGGCCGTGCTCCAAAGTAATCGTCCGTTTTTTAACCGTGATGATGAAGCATG GTTACATTGGTGAGTTTGAGATAATTGACGATCACAGAGCTGGGAAGATTGTTGTCAATCTCACAGGCAGACTCAACAAG TGTGGTGTAATCAGTCCCAGATTTGATGTTCAGCTGAAGGATTTGGAAAAGTGGCAGAACAACCTACTGCCTTCACGTCAGTTTGG GTACATTGTACTGACAACCTCAGCTGGCATCATGGACCATGAGGAGGCTAGGCGAAAACACACAGGAGGCAAAATCCTGGGATTCTTTTTCTAA